A single Longimicrobium sp. DNA region contains:
- a CDS encoding MATE family efflux transporter, with protein sequence MTEVSTPAADAPAPPAPAPGTRRYDRSLVEGPLRPAVWKLAWPTVLTNVVGGLQGMVDHVLVGHLVGYEANAAIGVAWQIFLVVIVFISSLFSGMAVLVARFAGAGDEEKVDRTVYQAFLTAIGIALLVMAPLGYVLSPSLLELVNAAPGVREQALPFLRILFLCSSGMLVFFMLGGALRSAGDARTPMRLGIALTVLNLALNVVLIRGLGPIPAFGTAGSAMGTSIAGGLVAAYALVKLWTGGWVVSFPRGRGFGPDWGIIRALFRFGLPTGIQGVAMNVGGVLMLAFIGSLAQSAAAQAAFAVSYGQLFSLITWTSMGLMGAAAAVAGQNLGAGKPDRAEEAVHAAARIGFAGAAAIGVLFLLFPRQLLAVFGMDEPVVVEIGAQLLRVLSLSGLFIAVALTYTGGLQGTGDTKSPLYISIVSQVMVPLGICFAVQQTGTLDPLDVWLAILAGHVTRCVLSVLRFRQGLWRHIAVDIGAGARGRPAAP encoded by the coding sequence TTGACCGAGGTCTCCACTCCCGCCGCCGACGCCCCGGCGCCGCCCGCGCCCGCCCCGGGCACGCGGCGGTACGACCGGTCCCTCGTCGAGGGGCCGCTGCGGCCGGCGGTGTGGAAGCTCGCCTGGCCCACCGTGCTCACCAACGTGGTCGGCGGGCTGCAGGGGATGGTGGACCACGTGCTGGTGGGGCACCTGGTGGGCTACGAGGCCAACGCGGCCATCGGCGTGGCGTGGCAGATCTTCCTGGTGGTCATCGTCTTCATCTCCTCGCTGTTCTCCGGGATGGCCGTGCTGGTGGCCCGCTTCGCCGGGGCGGGCGACGAGGAGAAGGTCGACCGCACCGTCTACCAGGCGTTCCTCACCGCCATCGGCATCGCGCTGCTGGTGATGGCGCCGCTCGGGTACGTGCTCTCGCCCTCGCTGCTGGAGCTGGTGAACGCCGCGCCGGGCGTGCGGGAGCAGGCGCTGCCGTTCCTGCGCATCCTCTTCCTGTGCAGCAGCGGGATGCTGGTGTTCTTCATGCTGGGCGGCGCGCTGCGCTCGGCCGGCGACGCGCGGACCCCGATGCGCCTGGGGATCGCGCTCACGGTGCTGAACCTGGCGCTGAACGTGGTGCTGATCCGCGGCCTGGGGCCGATCCCCGCCTTCGGCACCGCCGGCTCGGCGATGGGGACGTCGATCGCGGGCGGGCTGGTGGCGGCGTACGCGCTGGTGAAGCTGTGGACGGGCGGCTGGGTGGTCTCGTTCCCGCGCGGGCGCGGCTTCGGGCCCGACTGGGGGATCATCCGCGCGCTCTTCCGCTTCGGGCTCCCCACCGGCATCCAGGGGGTGGCCATGAACGTGGGCGGGGTGCTGATGCTGGCCTTCATCGGCTCGCTGGCGCAGAGCGCGGCGGCGCAGGCGGCGTTCGCGGTCAGCTACGGCCAGCTCTTCTCGCTCATCACCTGGACCTCGATGGGGCTGATGGGCGCCGCGGCGGCCGTGGCGGGGCAGAACCTGGGCGCGGGCAAGCCCGACCGCGCCGAGGAGGCGGTGCACGCGGCGGCGCGCATCGGCTTCGCGGGCGCGGCGGCGATCGGGGTGCTCTTCCTCCTCTTCCCGCGGCAGCTGCTGGCGGTGTTCGGGATGGACGAGCCGGTGGTGGTGGAGATCGGCGCCCAGCTACTGCGGGTGCTGAGCCTGTCGGGCCTCTTCATCGCCGTGGCGCTCACCTACACCGGCGGGCTGCAGGGGACGGGCGACACGAAGAGCCCGCTCTACATCTCCATCGTCTCGCAGGTGATGGTGCCGCTCGGCATCTGCTTCGCCGTCCAGCAGACGGGCACGCTGGACCCGCTCGACGTGTGGCTGGCGATCCTGGCCGGCCACGTGACGCGCTGCGTGCTGAGCGTGCTGCGGTTCCGGCAGGGCCTCTGGCGCCACATCGCCGTGGACATCGGCGCGGGCGCGCGGGGCCGCCCCGCCGCGCCGTAA
- a CDS encoding DUF2277 domain-containing protein has translation MCRNIRTLANFEPPATEDEVRAAALQFVRKISGATHPSRANEAAFDRAVDEVAAAARRLIDAMETRAAPRDREEEARKARARAAKRFA, from the coding sequence ATGTGCCGCAACATCCGGACGCTGGCCAACTTCGAGCCGCCCGCCACCGAAGACGAGGTGCGCGCGGCGGCGCTCCAGTTCGTCCGCAAGATCAGCGGGGCCACGCACCCCTCGCGCGCCAACGAGGCCGCCTTCGACCGCGCCGTCGACGAGGTGGCGGCCGCCGCCCGGCGCCTGATCGACGCGATGGAGACCCGCGCCGCCCCGCGCGACCGCGAGGAGGAGGCGCGCAAGGCCCGGGCGCGCGCGGCGAAGCGCTTCGCCTGA
- a CDS encoding DinB family protein translates to MATIAELLQELEQEAPTTRRVLERVPEDQLGWKPHEKSMSLGELAMHIATLPGGIAELALQSTFDMSTRIPRPAAASTAELVSAFDQSVARAREVLGGMSDADLAAPWKMVRGEQVVLSITRGALLRTIMMNHSYHHRGQLSVYLRQTGALVPSIYGPSADEAPRFG, encoded by the coding sequence ATGGCGACGATCGCGGAGCTGCTGCAGGAGCTGGAGCAGGAGGCGCCGACCACGCGGCGCGTGCTGGAGCGCGTCCCCGAAGACCAGCTCGGCTGGAAGCCGCACGAGAAGTCGATGTCGCTCGGCGAGCTGGCGATGCACATCGCGACGCTCCCCGGGGGGATCGCCGAGCTGGCGCTGCAGTCCACGTTCGACATGAGCACCCGCATCCCCCGCCCGGCCGCGGCGAGCACCGCCGAGCTGGTCTCGGCGTTCGACCAGAGCGTCGCCCGGGCGCGGGAGGTGCTGGGCGGGATGAGCGACGCGGACCTGGCGGCGCCGTGGAAGATGGTGCGCGGCGAGCAGGTAGTCCTGTCGATCACGCGCGGCGCGCTGCTCAGGACGATCATGATGAACCACTCGTACCACCACCGCGGCCAGCTCAGCGTGTACCTGCGGCAGACGGGCGCGCTGGTCCCCTCCATCTACGGCCCGAGCGCCGACGAGGCGCCGCGGTTCGGCTGA
- a CDS encoding RNA polymerase sigma factor — protein MPPFTAVSAAETHRAIDAVWRIESARLIAGLARMTGGDVGLAEDLAQDALVAALQRWPETGVPDNPGAWLMAAAKRRAIDTFRRGKLLERKHAELGHELESRQEAAVAELDEALDDPVGDDLLRLIFTCCHPVLSTEARVALTLRLLGGLTTEEIARAFLVPTPTVAQRIVRAKRTLAEARVPFEVPRGAELAERLSSVLGVVYLVFNEGYSATAGDDWVRPALCEDALRLGRILAELAPREPEVHGLVALMEIQASRLRARVGPSGEPVLLLDQDRGRWDQLLIRRGLAALARAEALGGARGPYALQAAIAACHARARTAGETDWARIAALYDALSQLAPSPVVELNRAVALAMAFGPAAGLELVDQLADEPSLRSYHLLPSVRGDLLAKLGRLDEARAEFERAAGLTQNARERRLLEDRAAACARLSAPPPVP, from the coding sequence GTGCCTCCTTTCACGGCCGTGAGCGCCGCGGAGACCCACCGCGCCATCGACGCGGTCTGGCGGATCGAGTCGGCCCGGCTGATCGCGGGGCTGGCGCGGATGACGGGCGGCGACGTGGGGCTGGCCGAGGACCTGGCGCAGGACGCGCTGGTGGCCGCGCTGCAGCGGTGGCCGGAGACCGGCGTCCCCGACAACCCGGGAGCCTGGCTGATGGCCGCCGCAAAGCGCCGCGCCATCGACACCTTCCGCCGCGGCAAGCTGCTCGAGCGCAAGCACGCGGAGCTCGGCCACGAGCTGGAGTCGCGGCAGGAGGCGGCCGTCGCCGAGCTCGACGAGGCGCTCGACGACCCCGTGGGCGACGACCTGCTGCGGCTGATCTTCACCTGCTGCCACCCGGTGCTCTCCACCGAGGCGCGGGTGGCGCTCACGCTGCGCCTGCTGGGCGGGCTCACGACCGAGGAGATCGCGCGCGCCTTCCTGGTCCCCACGCCCACCGTGGCGCAGCGGATCGTCCGCGCCAAGCGCACGCTGGCCGAGGCGCGCGTCCCCTTCGAGGTCCCCCGCGGCGCGGAGCTGGCCGAGCGCCTGTCGTCGGTGCTGGGGGTGGTCTACCTGGTCTTCAACGAGGGCTACTCGGCCACCGCGGGCGACGACTGGGTGCGCCCCGCGCTCTGCGAGGACGCGCTGCGCCTGGGCCGCATCCTGGCCGAGCTGGCGCCGCGGGAGCCCGAGGTGCACGGCCTGGTGGCGCTGATGGAGATCCAGGCGTCGCGCCTGCGGGCGCGGGTGGGCCCCTCGGGCGAGCCGGTGCTGCTGCTGGACCAGGACCGCGGGCGCTGGGACCAGCTCCTCATCCGCCGCGGCCTGGCGGCGCTGGCGCGGGCCGAGGCGCTGGGCGGCGCGCGGGGCCCGTACGCGCTGCAGGCGGCCATCGCCGCCTGCCACGCGCGGGCGCGCACGGCCGGGGAGACGGACTGGGCGCGCATCGCGGCGCTCTACGACGCGCTCTCGCAGCTGGCGCCCTCGCCCGTGGTGGAGCTGAACCGCGCGGTGGCGCTGGCGATGGCGTTCGGCCCGGCGGCGGGGCTGGAGCTGGTGGACCAGCTGGCGGACGAGCCGTCGCTCCGGAGCTACCACCTGCTCCCCAGCGTGCGCGGCGACCTGCTGGCCAAGCTCGGCCGCCTGGACGAGGCGCGGGCGGAGTTCGAGCGCGCGGCCGGGCTCACCCAGAACGCGCGCGAGCGGCGGCTGCTCGAAGACCGCGCGGCCGCCTGCGCGCGCCTCTCCGCGCCCCCGCCGGTGCCGTGA
- a CDS encoding ATP-binding protein — protein sequence MTTASRPPIPPHDDAARAAGADAPPGGASSTEARLRAIIDSALDAVVTTDAASVITGWSAHAETMFGWSAAEALGRTLGDTIIPPRYRAAHQAGVRRYLATGEGPILNRRIEISALRRDGREFPVELTVAPARWGGEVVFSAFIRDLTERRRAEARLAAEHAVTRALAEAASVDAAALPVLRAMGEALGWDAGFLWTAESGRLRVRAHWRAESVDAAAFEAASRALDFAPGEGLPGRAWALRAPVWVADAAREPGFLRAPHALGAGLHAAFAFPVQAGPDVLGVVEFFGREAVEPDEALLAMAGSIGSDVGQALSRMRAEEERDRALAEARASNEALRRANAQLAARTEEAERANRAKSDFLAVMSHELRTPINAVLGYTNLLEMEIAGPVTPEQRRYLERVRASTTHLLGLINDVLDLSKIEAGRMGASREPGRAGEAAAAALSFVATQAEARGVRLENACAGPGPVYLGDDHRVRQVLLNLLSNAVKFTPGGGRVTVRCGTGRPDRAVRLAGPGPWVCIRVEDTGPGIAPEDTEAVFEPFVQAEAVHTRTAGGTGLGLTISRRLARLMGGDLTLETELGRGSCFTLWLPAADAAGPAEEEAARPEPAAPADAGALRLAGEALQQELRAVVEAYAGRMRADPGLPAAALSEAELEDHQTTFVADVAQCLVALADAPGEVGILQDGTEIQRLMAFRHGEQRARQGWDDAGLRREFAALGELVGAALERRGVPAAAWGVVSRFLHRAEEVSVGALCAARREAGSGAEDAPAP from the coding sequence TTGACCACCGCGTCTCGCCCGCCGATCCCTCCGCACGACGACGCAGCCCGCGCCGCCGGGGCGGACGCGCCGCCGGGCGGCGCCTCGTCCACCGAGGCGCGGCTGCGGGCGATCATCGACTCGGCGCTGGACGCCGTGGTCACCACCGACGCCGCCAGCGTGATCACCGGGTGGAGCGCGCACGCCGAGACCATGTTCGGCTGGAGCGCCGCCGAGGCGCTGGGCCGCACCCTGGGCGACACCATCATCCCGCCGCGCTACCGCGCCGCGCACCAGGCCGGGGTGCGGCGCTACCTGGCGACCGGCGAGGGGCCGATCCTCAACCGGCGCATCGAGATCAGCGCGCTGCGCCGCGACGGGCGCGAGTTCCCCGTCGAGCTCACCGTGGCCCCGGCGCGCTGGGGCGGCGAGGTGGTCTTCAGCGCCTTCATCCGCGACCTCACCGAGCGCAGGCGCGCCGAGGCCCGCCTGGCGGCCGAGCACGCCGTCACCCGCGCCCTGGCCGAGGCCGCCAGCGTGGACGCCGCCGCCCTGCCCGTGCTGCGCGCCATGGGCGAGGCGCTCGGGTGGGACGCGGGCTTCCTGTGGACCGCCGAGTCGGGGCGCCTGCGCGTGCGGGCCCACTGGCGCGCGGAGAGCGTGGACGCGGCGGCTTTCGAGGCCGCCAGCCGGGCGCTGGACTTCGCCCCCGGCGAGGGGCTCCCCGGGCGCGCGTGGGCGCTGCGGGCGCCGGTGTGGGTGGCGGACGCGGCGCGGGAGCCCGGCTTCCTTCGCGCGCCGCACGCCCTGGGCGCCGGGCTGCACGCCGCCTTCGCCTTCCCCGTGCAGGCGGGTCCCGACGTGCTGGGGGTGGTCGAGTTCTTCGGCCGCGAGGCGGTGGAGCCCGACGAGGCGCTCCTGGCCATGGCGGGCTCCATCGGCAGCGACGTGGGCCAGGCGCTGAGCCGCATGCGGGCCGAGGAGGAGCGCGACCGGGCGCTGGCCGAGGCGCGGGCGTCGAACGAGGCGCTGCGCCGCGCCAACGCCCAGCTCGCCGCGCGCACCGAGGAGGCCGAGCGCGCCAACCGCGCCAAGAGCGACTTCCTGGCGGTGATGAGCCACGAGCTGCGCACCCCCATCAACGCCGTGCTGGGCTACACCAACCTGCTGGAGATGGAGATCGCGGGGCCGGTGACGCCCGAGCAGCGCCGCTACCTGGAGCGGGTGCGCGCCAGCACCACGCACCTCCTGGGGCTCATCAACGACGTGCTGGACCTGTCGAAGATCGAGGCGGGGCGGATGGGCGCCTCGCGCGAGCCCGGGCGCGCCGGCGAGGCGGCGGCGGCCGCGCTCTCGTTCGTGGCCACCCAGGCCGAGGCCCGCGGGGTGCGGCTGGAGAACGCCTGCGCGGGGCCGGGCCCCGTGTACCTGGGCGACGACCACCGCGTCCGCCAGGTGCTGCTCAACCTCCTCTCCAACGCCGTCAAGTTCACCCCCGGCGGCGGGCGGGTGACCGTGCGCTGCGGGACCGGCCGGCCCGACCGCGCGGTGCGCCTGGCGGGGCCGGGCCCCTGGGTGTGCATCCGGGTGGAAGACACGGGGCCGGGGATCGCGCCCGAGGACACCGAGGCGGTGTTCGAGCCGTTCGTGCAGGCCGAGGCCGTGCACACCCGCACCGCGGGCGGCACCGGGCTGGGGCTCACCATCAGCCGGCGGCTGGCGCGGCTGATGGGCGGCGACCTCACCCTGGAGACCGAGCTGGGCCGGGGCTCCTGCTTCACCCTCTGGCTCCCGGCCGCCGACGCCGCCGGGCCGGCCGAGGAGGAGGCGGCGCGCCCGGAGCCCGCCGCCCCCGCCGACGCCGGCGCCCTGCGCCTGGCCGGCGAGGCGCTGCAGCAGGAGCTCCGCGCGGTGGTCGAGGCGTACGCCGGCCGGATGCGCGCGGACCCGGGGCTGCCGGCCGCCGCGCTCAGCGAGGCCGAGCTGGAGGACCACCAGACCACGTTCGTGGCCGACGTGGCGCAGTGCCTGGTGGCGCTGGCGGACGCGCCCGGCGAGGTGGGGATCCTGCAGGACGGCACCGAGATCCAGCGGCTGATGGCGTTCCGCCACGGCGAGCAGCGGGCGCGGCAGGGGTGGGACGACGCGGGGCTGCGCCGCGAGTTCGCCGCGCTGGGCGAGCTGGTGGGCGCCGCGCTCGAGCGGCGCGGCGTGCCGGCGGCGGCGTGGGGCGTGGTCTCCCGCTTCCTGCACCGGGCGGAGGAGGTCTCCGTCGGCGCCCTCTGCGCCGCCCGGCGCGAGGCGGGCTCCGGCGCGGAGGACGCCCCGGCGCCCTGA
- a CDS encoding glycosyltransferase, with translation MPAPRSYLFVTFEGGGNVPPVLGLARRLAARGHRVRVLAEPCLRASVEEAGARFVAFTRHFTREDRAEDLIGDWAARSPIGAMKRAFDGLVFGPARIVAEETARALRGERADVAVVDALMPGALVAAEAAGIPRVVLFHMPEYLPGPGRPAAGPGFLPRADLLGRLRDGLMTRLFFRQLGAYLAPFNDARRACGLAPLGTARELMDQYHAADLRLILTSEAFDFPITPPPPNVRYVGPVLDDPDWAGAWRSPWPEADPRPLVVASLSSTFQDQRGLLRRIAAALGALEVRGLVTLGPAMAGESFDVPANVAAVASAPHARVFPHAAAVVTHAGHGTVMRALAHGVPLLCLPMGRDQDDNAARVVARGAGLRLSPRAGPPRISAAVRRLLGEPGFRAQAERLGRVIADDVAADRAVRELEAVGR, from the coding sequence ATGCCGGCTCCGCGCTCCTACCTGTTCGTGACCTTCGAGGGCGGCGGCAACGTGCCCCCGGTGCTGGGCCTGGCCCGGCGCCTGGCCGCGCGCGGCCACCGTGTGCGCGTGCTCGCGGAGCCGTGCCTGCGCGCCAGCGTGGAGGAGGCGGGCGCGCGCTTCGTGGCGTTCACCCGGCACTTCACGCGCGAAGACCGGGCGGAGGACCTCATCGGCGACTGGGCGGCGAGGTCCCCGATCGGGGCGATGAAGCGCGCGTTCGACGGGCTGGTGTTCGGGCCGGCCCGGATCGTGGCCGAGGAGACGGCGCGCGCGCTGCGGGGCGAGCGGGCGGACGTGGCCGTGGTGGACGCCCTCATGCCGGGGGCGCTCGTGGCCGCCGAGGCGGCCGGGATCCCGCGCGTGGTGCTCTTCCACATGCCCGAGTACCTGCCGGGCCCGGGGAGGCCGGCGGCGGGGCCGGGCTTCCTCCCGCGCGCGGACCTGCTGGGCCGCCTCCGCGACGGCCTGATGACGCGCCTCTTCTTCCGGCAGCTCGGGGCGTACCTCGCCCCTTTCAACGACGCGCGCCGCGCCTGCGGCCTGGCGCCGCTCGGCACGGCGCGGGAGCTGATGGACCAGTACCACGCGGCCGACCTGCGGCTGATCCTGACCTCGGAGGCGTTCGACTTCCCCATCACGCCGCCCCCGCCGAACGTCCGCTACGTGGGCCCCGTCCTGGACGACCCGGACTGGGCGGGCGCGTGGCGGAGCCCGTGGCCGGAAGCCGATCCCCGGCCGCTGGTGGTCGCCAGCCTCTCCTCGACGTTCCAGGACCAGCGCGGCCTGCTCCGGCGCATCGCCGCGGCGCTGGGCGCGCTGGAGGTGCGCGGCCTGGTCACGCTCGGCCCGGCCATGGCGGGGGAGAGCTTCGACGTCCCGGCGAACGTGGCGGCGGTCGCCTCGGCGCCGCACGCGCGGGTGTTCCCCCACGCCGCCGCCGTGGTGACGCACGCGGGGCACGGCACGGTGATGCGCGCGCTCGCCCACGGCGTCCCGCTCCTCTGCCTCCCGATGGGGCGCGACCAGGACGACAACGCCGCCCGCGTCGTCGCGCGCGGGGCGGGCCTGCGGCTGAGCCCGCGGGCCGGGCCGCCGCGCATCTCGGCCGCGGTTCGGCGCCTGCTCGGCGAGCCCGGGTTCCGGGCGCAGGCGGAGCGCCTGGGCCGGGTCATCGCGGACGACGTCGCCGCGGACCGGGCCGTGCGGGAGCTGGAGGCGGTCGGGCGCTGA